One segment of Carya illinoinensis cultivar Pawnee chromosome 1, C.illinoinensisPawnee_v1, whole genome shotgun sequence DNA contains the following:
- the LOC122289537 gene encoding MLO-like protein 12 isoform X2, which produces MDSKDLAPERTMEKTPTWAVAVVCFVLIVISIFIEHIIHVVEHWLKHRNKRALGEALEKIKADPVSGICISKNIGDTWHPCDPDKKEGRKLLQFLESGFVERRRLAKGHDKCADRDKVAFMSAYAIHQLHIFIFVLALFHVLYCIITMALGRTKMRKWKAWEVETQTLEYQYYHNDPDRFRFARDTSFGRRHLNSWSRSTILLWIVCFFRQFWGSVKKVDYLALRHGFIVAHLTPDSGTRFNFQKYIKKSLEEDFVVVVGISPILWFFAVLYLLSNPDGWYSYLWLPFIPLIIILLVGAKLHMIITEMGLRILERGDVVKGTPVVQPGDDLFWFGNPRFILFLIHLVLFQNAFQLAFFVWSMYASKSVINCFHPRLEAIVIRVLLGVIIQFLCSYVTLPLYALVTQMGSTMKPTIFNDRVAKALKNWSHGAKKKKHGHRDHYHSEGNSPFSSRPASPTHGMSPVHLLHSNHHKSVDSLHTSPRKSDANENDQWDMREIPSISPGSRSRRLVHAMDDSHHYSSLTRHSKQEVMRPIDDDRLDLEPSSSSQLSPPPGSAVRSTQHEIDMAVSDFSFRKLG; this is translated from the exons ATGGACTCCAAAGATTTAGCTCCCGAGCGAACAATGGAAAAAACGCCAACATGGGCTGTGGCGGTGGTTTGCTTTGTGTTGATCGTTATTTCAATCTTCATCGAGCATATTATTCATGTTGTTGAACAT TGGTTAAAACACAGAAACAAGCGAGCTCTTGGGGAAGCGCTTGAAAAGATCAAAGCAG ATCCCGTTTCTGGCATATGCATATCAAAGAACATTGGAGACACTTGGCATCCCTGCGACCCTGACAAAAAGGAAGGTCGGAAACTACTCCAATTTTTGGAATCTGGCTTCGTTGAGAGGCGAAGGTTAGCAAAAGGACATGATAAATGCGCAGACAGG GATAAAGTTGCCTTTATGTCTGCGTATGCGATTCACCAGCTCCATATATTCATCTTTGTCTTGGCCCTTTTTCATGTGCTTTACTGCATCATCACCATGGCTTTGGGCAGAACCAAG ATGAGAAAATGGAAGGCTTGGGAGGTCGAAACACAGACACTTGAATATCAGTACTACCACAATG ATCCAGATAGATTTAGGTTTGCGAGGGATACATCATTCGGACGAAGACATTTGAACTCTTGGAGCCGATCAACAATTTTGCTTTGGATA GTGTGTTTCTTTAGACAATTCTGGGGATCAGTTAAAAAGGTTGATTACCTTGCACTGAGACATGGATTTATCGTG GCACATCTGACGCCGGACAGTGGAACcagatttaattttcaaaagtacATCAAGAAATCACTTGAAGAggattttgttgtagtggtagGGATCAG TCCTATCCTATGGTTCTTTGCGGTCTTATACCTACTGTCCAACCCAGATG GATGGTATTCTTATCTATGGCTGCCATTTATCCCGTTGATT ATAATCCTCTTGGTGGGTGCAAAGCTACACATGATCATTACAGAAATGGGACTGAGAATACTAGAGAGAGGGGATGTGGTTAAGGGCACACCTGTGGTGCAGCCAGGTGACGACCTTTTCTGGTTCGGAAATCCTCGCTTCATTCTCTTTCTCATTCACCTTGTTCTCTTTcag AATGCATTTCAACTGGCCTTCTTTGTGTGGAGTATG TATGCATCTAAAAGCGTGATTAATTGCTTCCATCCGCGCCTCGAAGCTATCGTTATCAGAGTTTTACTGGG GGTCATCATACAGTTTCTGTGCAGTTATGTGACTTTGCCTCTCTACGCTCTAGTGACTCAG ATGGGCTCTACCATGAAACCCACCATCTTCAATGATCGAGTGGCGAAGGCGTTAAAAAACTGGAGTCACGgggcaaaaaagaagaagcacgGCCATCGTGATCATTATCATTCAGAGGGCAATTCACCATTTTCAAGCAGACCAGCGTCTCCAACACACGGCATGTCCCCAGTTCACCTCTTGCACAGCAATCACCATAAAAGCGTTGACAGCTTGCATACATCTCCCAGAAAGTCCGATGCTAATGAAAACGATCAGTGGGACATGAGAGAAATACCATCCATATCCCCAGGGAGCCGATCAAGGAGATTAGTACACGCGATGGACGACTCTCATCATTATTCCAGCTTGACTAGGCATTCTAAGCAAGAGGTCATGAGGCCAATTGATGATGATCGTCTAGATCTGGAGCCAAGCTCATCATCGCAATTGTCTCCGCCACCGGGATCAGCCGTTCGCAGTACTCAACATGAAATCGACATGGCTGTGTCTGATTTCTCATTTCGTAAGTTAGGATGA
- the LOC122289537 gene encoding MLO-like protein 6 isoform X3, with protein MASKPDYERTMEETPTWAVAVVCFVLIVVSIFIEYIIHVIGHWLKEKHKSALYEALEKIKAELMLLGFISLLLTVLQQPISGICIPKSVGATWHPCQQLKSRTKKNYQNNTGRKLLQFLESGFGDRRRLATKGYDKCAKKGKVAFMSAYAIHQLHIFIFVLAVSHVLNCIFTLALGRTKMRKWKVWEDETTTVEYKCSNDPERFRFARDTSFGRRHLNFWSESTISLWLVCFFRQFFRSVAKVDYLTLRHGFIMAHLAPESQTTFDFRKYITRSLEEDFKVVVGISPIIWFFAVLFLLSNTYGWYSYLWLPFLPLIIILMVGAKLQVIITKMGLRIQERGDVVKGTPVVRPGDDLFWFGRPWLILYLIHIVLFQNAFQLAFFVWSLYEFGKRNCFHKRIEDIVVRISMGVIVQVLCSYVTLPLYALVTQMGSNMRPTIFNDRVAAALKNWHRTAKKNTKQCHHSHDQQANSPLSSRPATPSHGMSPVHLLRNHRHSSLQSLHASPRKSNLENNIAYDCDLELEEYLPSSNNPSTGADHHDSEGIRPIQEPSSSQLPPVVLPGALLSQHEINMTNLLDFRKE; from the exons ATGGCCTCCAAACCGGATTATGAGCGTACAATGGAGGAAACGCCAACATGGGCTGTTGCGGTGGTGTGCTTCGTGTTGATTGTTGTTTCAATCTTCATCGAGTATATTATTCATGTTATTGGACAT tggctaaaagaaaaacacaagagCGCTCTTTACGAAGCACTTGAAAAGATCAAAGCAG AGCTGATGCTACTGGGATTCATATCCTTGCTCCTAACAGTGTTACAGCAACCTATTTCGGGAATATGTATACCGAAGAGTGTTGGAGCCACTTGGCATCCCTGTCAACAGTTGAAGAGTAggacaaagaaaaattatcagAATAATACTGGTCGGAAACTACTACAATTTTTGGAATCTGGCTTCGGTGACAGGCGAAGGTTAGCTACAAAAGGATATGACAAATGCGCAAAAAAG GGTAAAGTTGCCTTTATGTCTGCGTATGCGATTCACCAGCTCCATATATTCATCTTCGTCTTAGCCGTTTCTCATGTTCTCAACTGCATCTTCACCTTGGCTTTGGGCAGAACAAAG ATGAGAAAATGGAAGGTCTGGGAGGATGAAACAACGACAGTTGAATATAAATGCTCTAATG ATCCAGAGAGATTTAGATTTGCAAGGGATACATCATTTGGGCGGAGGCATTTGAACTTCTGGAGCGAGTCAACAATTTCCCTTTGGCTA GTGTGTTTTTTCAGACAGTTCTTCAGGTCAGTTGCCAAAGTTGATTACCTCACACTGAGACACGGATTTATCATG GCACATTTGGCACCCGAAAGTCAAACAACATTTGATTTTCGAAAATACATCACCAGATCACTTGAGGAGGATTTTAAAGTTGTGGTTGGGATCAG TCCAATCATATGGTTCTTTGCGGTGCTATTCCTACTGTCGAACACATATG GCTGGTATTCTTATCTATGGCTACCATTTCTCCCATTGATT ATAATCCTGATGGTGGGAGCAAAGCTACAAGTGATCATTACAAAAATGGGGCTAAGAATTCAAGAAAGAGGTGATGTGGTCAAGGGTACGCCTGTGGTACGTCCAGGTGATGACCTTTTCTGGTTTGGACGCCCTTGGCTCATTCTCTATCTTATCCACATTGTTCTCTTTCAG AATGCATTTCAACTCGCATTCTTTGTTTGGAGTTTG TACGAATTTGGCAAGAGAAATTGCTTCCATAAGCGCATCGAAGATATCGTCGTAAGAATCTCAATGGG GGTCATCGTACAAGTTCTATGCAGCTATGTGACTTTGCCTCTCTACGCTCTAGTGACTCAG ATGGGCTCTAACATGCGACCCACCATTTTCAATGATCGAGTGGCAGCAGCGTTAAAAAATTGGCACCGCACGGCAAAAAAGAACACCAAACAATGCCATCATTCTCATGATCAGCAGGCCAATTCACCATTGTCGAGTAGGCCAGCGACTCCCTCACACGGGATGTCCCCTGTACACCTCTTGCGCAACCATCGCCATAGCAGCCTCCAAAGCTTGCATGCATCTCCAAGAAAGTCCAATCTTGAAAATAATATTGCTTATGATTGCGACCTAGAGCTAGAAGAGTACTTACCATCCTCAAATAACCCGAGTACTGGAGCTGATCATCATGATTCTGAAGGGATAAGGCCAATTCAAGAGCCAAGCTCGTCGCAATTGCCTCCAGTAGTACTACCGGGAGCTCTTCTCTCTCAACATGAAATCAACATGACGAACTTGTTGGATTTTCGCAAAGAATAA
- the LOC122289521 gene encoding probable ubiquitin-conjugating enzyme E2 C isoform X3, producing MEVRPPNPTADNSSIRQQHRHRHVPAAAPLKQPSASPVSVDTASVSHRLQKELMSLMMSGGDLGVSAFPEGESIFTWIGTIEGGKETMYEGLSYKLSLRFPLDYPFKPPQVKFETMCFHPNVDQFGNICLDILQDKWSSAYDCRTILLSIQSLLGEPNPESPLNSYAAALWNNKADYRKMVHKQYFSGEAFES from the exons ATGGAGGTCCGACCCCCCAATCCGACGGCCGATAACTCCTCCATCCGGCAGCAGCATCGCCACCGTCATGTACCCGCAGCAGCTCCACTCAAACAACCCTCTGCTTCGCCTGTCTCCGTCGACACCGCCTCTGTCTCTCATAG GCTTCAAAAGGAATTGATGTCTCTTATG ATGAGCGGAGGAGATCTTGGAGTATCAGCTTTTCCCGAGGGTGAGAGCATTTTTACATGGATTGGCACAATCGAGGGTGGAAAAGAAACAATGTATGAGGGGTTATCTTACAAGCTCTCCTTGCGTTTTCCCCTTGACTATCCTTTTAAACCACCCCAAGTCAAGTTTGAGACAATGTGCTTCCATCCAAATGTCGATCAGTTTGGAAACATATGTCTTGACATACTTCAG GACAAATGGTCTTCAGCTTATGATTGCAGAACAATTCTTCTGTCCATTCAGAGTCTATTGGGAG AGCCTAACCCAGAGAGTCCTCTCAACAGCTATGCTGCAGCGTTGTGGAACAATAAGGCAG
- the LOC122289537 gene encoding MLO-like protein 12 isoform X1, translating into MDSKDLAPERTMEKTPTWAVAVVCFVLIVISIFIEHIIHVVEHWLKHRNKRALGEALEKIKAELMLMGFISLLLTVLQDPVSGICISKNIGDTWHPCDPDKKEGRKLLQFLESGFVERRRLAKGHDKCADRDKVAFMSAYAIHQLHIFIFVLALFHVLYCIITMALGRTKMRKWKAWEVETQTLEYQYYHNDPDRFRFARDTSFGRRHLNSWSRSTILLWIVCFFRQFWGSVKKVDYLALRHGFIVAHLTPDSGTRFNFQKYIKKSLEEDFVVVVGISPILWFFAVLYLLSNPDGWYSYLWLPFIPLIIILLVGAKLHMIITEMGLRILERGDVVKGTPVVQPGDDLFWFGNPRFILFLIHLVLFQNAFQLAFFVWSMYASKSVINCFHPRLEAIVIRVLLGVIIQFLCSYVTLPLYALVTQMGSTMKPTIFNDRVAKALKNWSHGAKKKKHGHRDHYHSEGNSPFSSRPASPTHGMSPVHLLHSNHHKSVDSLHTSPRKSDANENDQWDMREIPSISPGSRSRRLVHAMDDSHHYSSLTRHSKQEVMRPIDDDRLDLEPSSSSQLSPPPGSAVRSTQHEIDMAVSDFSFRKLG; encoded by the exons ATGGACTCCAAAGATTTAGCTCCCGAGCGAACAATGGAAAAAACGCCAACATGGGCTGTGGCGGTGGTTTGCTTTGTGTTGATCGTTATTTCAATCTTCATCGAGCATATTATTCATGTTGTTGAACAT TGGTTAAAACACAGAAACAAGCGAGCTCTTGGGGAAGCGCTTGAAAAGATCAAAGCAG AGCTTATGCTAATGGGATTCATATCCTTGCTCCTAACGGTGTTGCAAGATCCCGTTTCTGGCATATGCATATCAAAGAACATTGGAGACACTTGGCATCCCTGCGACCCTGACAAAAAGGAAGGTCGGAAACTACTCCAATTTTTGGAATCTGGCTTCGTTGAGAGGCGAAGGTTAGCAAAAGGACATGATAAATGCGCAGACAGG GATAAAGTTGCCTTTATGTCTGCGTATGCGATTCACCAGCTCCATATATTCATCTTTGTCTTGGCCCTTTTTCATGTGCTTTACTGCATCATCACCATGGCTTTGGGCAGAACCAAG ATGAGAAAATGGAAGGCTTGGGAGGTCGAAACACAGACACTTGAATATCAGTACTACCACAATG ATCCAGATAGATTTAGGTTTGCGAGGGATACATCATTCGGACGAAGACATTTGAACTCTTGGAGCCGATCAACAATTTTGCTTTGGATA GTGTGTTTCTTTAGACAATTCTGGGGATCAGTTAAAAAGGTTGATTACCTTGCACTGAGACATGGATTTATCGTG GCACATCTGACGCCGGACAGTGGAACcagatttaattttcaaaagtacATCAAGAAATCACTTGAAGAggattttgttgtagtggtagGGATCAG TCCTATCCTATGGTTCTTTGCGGTCTTATACCTACTGTCCAACCCAGATG GATGGTATTCTTATCTATGGCTGCCATTTATCCCGTTGATT ATAATCCTCTTGGTGGGTGCAAAGCTACACATGATCATTACAGAAATGGGACTGAGAATACTAGAGAGAGGGGATGTGGTTAAGGGCACACCTGTGGTGCAGCCAGGTGACGACCTTTTCTGGTTCGGAAATCCTCGCTTCATTCTCTTTCTCATTCACCTTGTTCTCTTTcag AATGCATTTCAACTGGCCTTCTTTGTGTGGAGTATG TATGCATCTAAAAGCGTGATTAATTGCTTCCATCCGCGCCTCGAAGCTATCGTTATCAGAGTTTTACTGGG GGTCATCATACAGTTTCTGTGCAGTTATGTGACTTTGCCTCTCTACGCTCTAGTGACTCAG ATGGGCTCTACCATGAAACCCACCATCTTCAATGATCGAGTGGCGAAGGCGTTAAAAAACTGGAGTCACGgggcaaaaaagaagaagcacgGCCATCGTGATCATTATCATTCAGAGGGCAATTCACCATTTTCAAGCAGACCAGCGTCTCCAACACACGGCATGTCCCCAGTTCACCTCTTGCACAGCAATCACCATAAAAGCGTTGACAGCTTGCATACATCTCCCAGAAAGTCCGATGCTAATGAAAACGATCAGTGGGACATGAGAGAAATACCATCCATATCCCCAGGGAGCCGATCAAGGAGATTAGTACACGCGATGGACGACTCTCATCATTATTCCAGCTTGACTAGGCATTCTAAGCAAGAGGTCATGAGGCCAATTGATGATGATCGTCTAGATCTGGAGCCAAGCTCATCATCGCAATTGTCTCCGCCACCGGGATCAGCCGTTCGCAGTACTCAACATGAAATCGACATGGCTGTGTCTGATTTCTCATTTCGTAAGTTAGGATGA
- the LOC122289549 gene encoding tetraspanin-6 yields the protein MYRFSNTVIGFLNLFTLLASIPIIGMGLWMARNSKTCESFLQTPLLVIGFVVLVISLAGFIGACFHVAWALWVYLVVMLFIIAALMAFTVFGFVVTSQGGGIAVPGRVYKEYRLEDYSPWLRNRIKDPQYWMTIRSCILGSKACAKIATWTPLDYLERDMSPIQSGCCKPPTTCNYNMATTIAQDPDCYRWNNAPNLLCYECDSCKAGVLEDVRRDWHKLSVLNIVMLVFLIGIYSVGCCAFQNTKRAQSDYPYGQNRMTKVRPRWDYYWWRWFQDKRGQLY from the exons ATGTATCGGTTTAGCAACACGGTGATCGGCTTCTTGAACCTTTTTACGCTCTTAGCGTCGATACCCATAATTGGGATGGGACTATGGATGGCGAGGAATAGCAAAACCTGCGAAAGTTTCCTCCAGACCCCACTTCTCGTCATAGGTTTCGTTGTCCTCGTTATTTCGCTAGCCGGATTCATTGGGGCATGCTTTCATGTGGCATGGGCACTTTGGGTATACTTGGTGGTCATGTTGTTCATTATTGCAGCCCTAATGGCTTTCACTGTATTCGGGTTCGTGGTGACGAGCCAAGGTGGTGGTATTGCAGTTCCAGGTAGGGTTTATAAGGAGTATCGTCTAGAAGACTACTCGCCGTGGCTGAGGAATAGGATTAAAGATCCTCAGTATTGGATGACCATAAGGAGTTGCATATTGGGTTCCAAGGCTTGTGCAAAGATTGCCACTTGGACACCTCTTGATTATCTGGAGAGGGATATGTCTCCCATACAG TCTGGTTGTTGTAAACCACCAACAACATGCAATTACAACATGGCAACGACGATTGCCCAAGACCCTGACTGCTACCGGTGGAACAATGCGCCCAACTTGCTGTGCTACGAGTGCGATTCGTGCAAGGCCGGGGTGCTCGAGGACGTGAGGAGGGATTGGCATAAGCTCTCTGTTCTTAACATTGTCATGCTTGTGTTTCTCATTGGAATATATTCAGTCGGGTGCTGTGCTTTCCAAAACACAAAACGAGCCCAGTCTGATTATCCCTACGGTCAAAACCGTATGACTAAAGTTCGACCCAGATGGGACTACTACTG GTGGAGATGGTTTCAAGACAAAAGAGGACAGCTTTATTAG